A genomic window from Salvia miltiorrhiza cultivar Shanhuang (shh) chromosome 5, IMPLAD_Smil_shh, whole genome shotgun sequence includes:
- the LOC130985266 gene encoding inositol 3-kinase-like isoform X2 translates to MIENRGPTSCLVVGNYCHDVLMKDSVVLAESLGGAAAFISAVLDGVAIASTFVSKVGPDFAYSVARSPSVSESSKTTVFHAHFSSQVQRHDRVLKRVESCASITPSDLPASRRFEFGMAVGVAGEILPETLERMLDICDTVFVDVQALIRVFDPADGTVSLVHLRDSGFDHLVPRIGFLKASSDEAPYVGVEAARKECCVVVTNGEKGCTVYYRNVEHRIAPFPTVQVDPTGAGDSFLGGLVVGLIEGMPVPDAALLGNFFGSLTVGQLGLPKFDFRVLQVVKDELQRRRLKMLSHERLNGELVFVKPIDHEDFCMALVRAKTLPVRECQQDQLLPVFYKQRDKLFHPVWAWSLPSFILRLPYSVIEAMVWSCVVYYAVGFSPEAGRFLRCMFVLFSVHQMALGLFRTMAALASDIIIANTFGSAALLIIFLLGGYILPKEMIKPWWLWAFWVSPLSWAASHFS, encoded by the exons ATGATCGAAAATCGAGGCCCCACTTCCTGCCTCGTCGTCGGCAACTACTGCCACGACGTCCTCATGAAAGACAGCGTCGTTCTCGCCGAGTCGCTCGGCGGCGCTGCCGCCTTCATCTCCGCCGTCCTCGACGGCGTCGCCATTGCCTCCACCTTCGTGTCCAAAGTTGGCCCGGATTTCGCCTACTCCGTGGCACGATCCCCGTCCGTTTCCGAGTCCTCCAAAACGACGGTGTTCCACGCCCATTTCTCATCGCAGGTCCAGCGGCACGATCGGGTCCTCAAACGGGTCGAATCGTGCGCCTCGATCACCCCCTCGGACCTCCCCGCCTCGCGGCGGTTCGAGTTCGGCATGGCCGTCGGCGTCGCCGGGGAAATACTGCCGGAGACGCTCGAGAGGATGCTCGACATCTGCGACACCGTGTTCGTGGACGTCCAAGCCCTAATCCGCGTGTTCGATCCCGCCGACGGAACGGTGAGCCTCGTTCATCTGAGGGATTCCGGATTCGATCATTTGGTGCCGCGGATAGGGTTCCTGAAGGCGTCGTCGGACGAGGCGCCGTACGTGGGCGTGGAGGCGGCGAGGAAGGAGTGCTGCGTGGTGGTGACGAATGGGGAGAAGGGGTGCACGGTTTATTACCGGAATGTAGAGCATCGGATTGCCCCCTTTCCCACCGTGCAGGTCGATCCGACGGGGGCGGGAGATAGCTTCCTCGGCGGGTTGGTGGTGGGACTCATCGAGGGGATGCCCGTGCCTGATGCCGCCTTGTTGGGGAACTTCTTCGGGTCCCTCACCGTCGGGCAGCTCGGGCTGCCCAAGTTTGATTTCCGGGTTTTGCAGGTTG TTAAGGATGAGCTCCAACGAAGGAGGTTGAAAATGCTCAGCCACGAGAGGCTAAACGGAGAACTAGTGTTTGTGAAGCCTATAGATCACGAGGACTTCTGCATGGCGCTTGTTAGGGCCAAGACACTTCCAGTCCGAGAATGCCAACAAGATCAATT ACTTCCAGTGTTCTACAAGCAGAGAGATAAACTTTTTCATCCTGTATGGGCATGGTCTCTACCGAGCTTCATACTTCGCCTGCCTTACTCTGTGATTGAAGCTATGGTATGGTCTTGTGTAGTATATTATGCTGTAGGATTTAGTCCTGAGGCTGGAAG GTTTTTGCGTTGTATGTTTGTGCTCTTTTCTGTGCACCAAATGGCATTGGGACTCTTCAGGACAATGGCTGCACTGGCAAGTGATATCATCATTGCTAATACTTTTGGTTCAGCTGCATTATTGATAATCTTTTTGTTAGGTGGATATATTCTACCAAAGG AGATGATTAAACCATGGTGGTTGTGGGCATTCTGGGTGTCTCCACTGTCCTGGGCAGCAAGCCATTTCAGTTGA
- the LOC130985266 gene encoding inositol 3-kinase-like isoform X1 yields MIENRGPTSCLVVGNYCHDVLMKDSVVLAESLGGAAAFISAVLDGVAIASTFVSKVGPDFAYSVARSPSVSESSKTTVFHAHFSSQVQRHDRVLKRVESCASITPSDLPASRRFEFGMAVGVAGEILPETLERMLDICDTVFVDVQALIRVFDPADGTVSLVHLRDSGFDHLVPRIGFLKASSDEAPYVGVEAARKECCVVVTNGEKGCTVYYRNVEHRIAPFPTVQVDPTGAGDSFLGGLVVGLIEGMPVPDAALLGNFFGSLTVGQLGLPKFDFRVLQAVKDELQRRRLKMLSHERLNGELVFVKPIDHEDFCMALVRAKTLPVRECQQDQLLPVFYKQRDKLFHPVWAWSLPSFILRLPYSVIEAMVWSCVVYYAVGFSPEAGRFLRCMFVLFSVHQMALGLFRTMAALASDIIIANTFGSAALLIIFLLGGYILPKEMIKPWWLWAFWVSPLSWAASHFS; encoded by the exons ATGATCGAAAATCGAGGCCCCACTTCCTGCCTCGTCGTCGGCAACTACTGCCACGACGTCCTCATGAAAGACAGCGTCGTTCTCGCCGAGTCGCTCGGCGGCGCTGCCGCCTTCATCTCCGCCGTCCTCGACGGCGTCGCCATTGCCTCCACCTTCGTGTCCAAAGTTGGCCCGGATTTCGCCTACTCCGTGGCACGATCCCCGTCCGTTTCCGAGTCCTCCAAAACGACGGTGTTCCACGCCCATTTCTCATCGCAGGTCCAGCGGCACGATCGGGTCCTCAAACGGGTCGAATCGTGCGCCTCGATCACCCCCTCGGACCTCCCCGCCTCGCGGCGGTTCGAGTTCGGCATGGCCGTCGGCGTCGCCGGGGAAATACTGCCGGAGACGCTCGAGAGGATGCTCGACATCTGCGACACCGTGTTCGTGGACGTCCAAGCCCTAATCCGCGTGTTCGATCCCGCCGACGGAACGGTGAGCCTCGTTCATCTGAGGGATTCCGGATTCGATCATTTGGTGCCGCGGATAGGGTTCCTGAAGGCGTCGTCGGACGAGGCGCCGTACGTGGGCGTGGAGGCGGCGAGGAAGGAGTGCTGCGTGGTGGTGACGAATGGGGAGAAGGGGTGCACGGTTTATTACCGGAATGTAGAGCATCGGATTGCCCCCTTTCCCACCGTGCAGGTCGATCCGACGGGGGCGGGAGATAGCTTCCTCGGCGGGTTGGTGGTGGGACTCATCGAGGGGATGCCCGTGCCTGATGCCGCCTTGTTGGGGAACTTCTTCGGGTCCCTCACCGTCGGGCAGCTCGGGCTGCCCAAGTTTGATTTCCGGGTTTTGCAG GCAGTTAAGGATGAGCTCCAACGAAGGAGGTTGAAAATGCTCAGCCACGAGAGGCTAAACGGAGAACTAGTGTTTGTGAAGCCTATAGATCACGAGGACTTCTGCATGGCGCTTGTTAGGGCCAAGACACTTCCAGTCCGAGAATGCCAACAAGATCAATT ACTTCCAGTGTTCTACAAGCAGAGAGATAAACTTTTTCATCCTGTATGGGCATGGTCTCTACCGAGCTTCATACTTCGCCTGCCTTACTCTGTGATTGAAGCTATGGTATGGTCTTGTGTAGTATATTATGCTGTAGGATTTAGTCCTGAGGCTGGAAG GTTTTTGCGTTGTATGTTTGTGCTCTTTTCTGTGCACCAAATGGCATTGGGACTCTTCAGGACAATGGCTGCACTGGCAAGTGATATCATCATTGCTAATACTTTTGGTTCAGCTGCATTATTGATAATCTTTTTGTTAGGTGGATATATTCTACCAAAGG AGATGATTAAACCATGGTGGTTGTGGGCATTCTGGGTGTCTCCACTGTCCTGGGCAGCAAGCCATTTCAGTTGA